The Candidatus Korarchaeum sp. genome contains the following window.
TTATGCCCTCGGGCTCTCGAGGACGAAAGTAGTATTTAAGATAAGCGTGAGTATAGCTAAGAGGGGCATACTCACGGGGGTACTGATGGGATTCGCGAAAGTCACCGGGGAGACTGCTCCCCTCCTCTTCACAGTCGGGAAGCAGAGGCAAATGATATCATTAGACCCCTTGGGCTACACGGACTCGATATCGCTCCTGATATTCGACTTCATACAGACTCCATACGCTAACTGGCATAGAGTCGCCTGGGGTTCTGCCTTAATCCTCACATCGATATTCCTCTTGATATTCCTCGCCGCTAGGAGTTTGACTAGGAGGGTGGTCTTATGAGGAGAGTCGCCCTATCTATAAGCGATCTAACGGTAAAAATTGGAGGGAAGGAGATACTTAAGAGGATAAATATCGAAGTTCCGGAGAGGAGGATACTAGCTGTTATGGGACCCTCGGGCTCCGGTAAGTCCACGCTGCTGAGAGCGATAAACAGGCTGCTAGATCTAGTCCCCGGATGCGAGGTGAGCGGGAGGGTGAGGATATACGATACCGAGGTCTACTCATCAGATCCCTATAAAGTTAGGAGGCTCACTGGCATGGTCTTCCAGGTGCCGAATCCATTCCCGAACATGAGCATATACGATAACGTCGCCGTAGGCCCTAAGATGAATGGGCTCGTGAAGGATAAGAGGGAGCTAGATGATCTCGTTAAGTGGGCTCTTGAGAGAGCTATGCTCTGGGATGAGGTCAAGGATAGGCTCAAGGATCCTCCCAATAAGTTGAGCGGTGGGCAGCAGCAGAGACTCTGCCTAGCTAGGGCTCTAGCTCTGAGGCCGAAGCTCCTACTCCTGGATGAGCCCACAGCAAATGTAGACCCTATAAATGCCTCTAAGATAGAGGAAGCTTTGAGAGGACTAGTCGAGAGCCATGATATAACGGTAGTATTCGTCACGCATACCCCATATCAAGCGGTCAGGATCTCAGATTACGTGGCATTCCTCTACATGGGGGAGCTAGTCGAGTTCGGGTTGACGCAAGAGATAGCTCTGAACCCGAAGCACGAGCTCACGATGAGGTTCCTCAAGAGAGAGGCTTGATTGTAAAAAATCAGTAGATTGGGAACTCCACTCCCCTCTCCTTCAGGGCTGCGTGAGCAGCGGCTAGCCTCGCTACTGGAACCCTGAAAGCGGATGCACTTACATAATCAAGCTTTATCCTATGGCAGAACTCTATGCTCTTCGGATCCCCTCCATGCTCCCCGCATATCCCTATCTCCAGGTTGGGATTCGCGGCCCTGCCCTTCTCAACAGCTATCCTCATGAGCTCCCCTACTCCCTCAGTGTCCAAGCTCTGGAAGACGTCGAAATCTAGTATCCCTTTCTCCAGGTAATCGTGCATGAACTTGTTCTCGACATCATCCCTGCTGAAAGTGAATACCCCCTGAGTCAAGTCGTTGGTCCCGAAGCTGAAGAAATCCGCCTCCTTAGCTATCTTATCTGCTGTTATACAAGCCCTAACGACTTCTATCATTGTTCCGACTGGCATCCTGACCCCGTACTCCTTAAATACTGGTTCTATGGCTTTCTCCTTCACGTACTTTATCTCCCTGTAATCCGCGACCTGAGGTATCATTATCTGAACTTGCAAGTCCTTCCCCTCCTTCCTGAGCTGCAGGTAGGCTTCGACTATAGCCCTGACCTGAGCTTCATATATCTCGGGGTACGTAACACCCACTCTCACACCCCTGTGCCCCATCATCGGATTCGCTTCCCTAAGCTCCCTCACCCTCCTCAAGAGAGATTCTAGCTTGCTCACTTCATCGGAGTCCCCTCTCATCCTAGCTTCGCATAACTTCTCCAATAGCTCATCCGAGCTCGGGAGGAACTCGTGGAGCGGAGGATCGAAGAGCCTAACTGTCACCTTCAGCCCTTCCATCACTCTGAATATCTCCAAGAAGTCGTTTCTCAGGAACGGGACTAGCTTATTCATCGCCTCCCTTCTCTCCTCACTGTCCCTCGCCATTATGACCTGCTGGAATATAGAGAGCCTCTCAGGCCTCCTGAACATCCTCTCCGTCCTCAGAAGACCTATCCCCTCAGCACCAAATCTCCTAGCTATCTCAGCGTCCTCAGGAGTATCAGCGTTGGCTCTAACTCCCAGGCTCCTCACTTCATCAGCCATCCTCAGTATCTCGAAGAACTCTCTGGGGAGCTCAGCTTTCGCTGTTGGTATCTCGCCCAGGTAAACCTTCCCGGTGAAGCCATCTATAGTTATGACATCCCCCTCCCTCACAGTTATCCCATCCACCCTGAACTCCCTCCTATCGTAGTCTATCTTTATCTTCTCAGCCCCCACTACAGCAGGCTTCCCTATTGCCCTGGCTACGACTGATGCATGGCTAGTCATACCTCCCCTGCTCGTCAGTATCCCTTCTGATGCGTAGAAACCGTGGACATCATCCGGCCTCGTCTCCTCCCTCACTAATATTACCCTCTCACCCCTGTCCCTCCACTCCACAGCTGTATCAGCATCGAAAACAACTCTGCCAGTGGCAGCTCCAGGTGATGCGTTCAATCCCTCAGCTATAGGGCTTATCCCGTGCTTCTTCAAGTAGGATTCATCCAACCTAGGGTAGAGCAAGCCTATTATGTGCTCAGGCTTGACTCTAGCTAGAGCTTCCTCCTTAGTGACGAGCCCCTCCTCGTACATATCTACGACAGTCTTCACTCTAGCTAGAGGGGTCATCTTAGCGTTCCTAGTCTGCAGGAGGAATACCTTCCCTCTCTCGATCGTGAACTCTATGTCCTGAACTTCCTTCTTAACCCTCTCCAGTTTCTTAGCCATATCGTATATCTGCTTGTAGAGATCCGGCCTCTCGTTCTTCAGCTCCTCTATGCTCTTAGGGGTCCTTATCCCAGCTACTACATCCTCCCCCTGAGCGTTCGGGAGGAACTCACCGTAGAGGACGTTCTCACCAGTAGCTGGGTCCCTCGTGAATAATACTCCGGTCCCGGAATCGAAGCCCATGTTACCGAAGACCATAGCTACTATATTCACAGCGGTTCCGTCTGCTACATCTGGAGTTATGTTATTGGCCTTCCTGTAGAATACAGCCCTCGGAGAGTTCCAAGATCTAAATACAGCCATTATAGCTAGCTCCAATTGTTTCCATGGATCCTGAGGGAACTTATCCCCTAGGACTTCCTTAAATCTCCTGACCACTTCCTTGAGATCATCAGCGCTGAGCTCTGAATCATATTTGGCTCCTCTCTCCCTCTTTATCTCCTCGAATATATCATCGAAGACCTTCTTATCTATCCCCAGCACTATGCTACCGAACATCTGGAGGAAGCGTCTGTAAGCATCGTATGCGAACCTCTCATTCCC
Protein-coding sequences here:
- a CDS encoding phosphate ABC transporter ATP-binding protein, with amino-acid sequence MRRVALSISDLTVKIGGKEILKRINIEVPERRILAVMGPSGSGKSTLLRAINRLLDLVPGCEVSGRVRIYDTEVYSSDPYKVRRLTGMVFQVPNPFPNMSIYDNVAVGPKMNGLVKDKRELDDLVKWALERAMLWDEVKDRLKDPPNKLSGGQQQRLCLARALALRPKLLLLDEPTANVDPINASKIEEALRGLVESHDITVVFVTHTPYQAVRISDYVAFLYMGELVEFGLTQEIALNPKHELTMRFLKREA
- the ppdK gene encoding pyruvate, phosphate dikinase, whose protein sequence is MHMRKLVYTYDESDPEDVKLLGGKGAGLVLMYKQGLPVPPGITITTEACKLFYSNGERLPDGLMDEVREAMRWLEEKTGRKFGDPRNPLLVSVRSGAPVSMPGMMDTVLNLGLNDDTLRGLIELTGNERFAYDAYRRFLQMFGSIVLGIDKKVFDDIFEEIKRERGAKYDSELSADDLKEVVRRFKEVLGDKFPQDPWKQLELAIMAVFRSWNSPRAVFYRKANNITPDVADGTAVNIVAMVFGNMGFDSGTGVLFTRDPATGENVLYGEFLPNAQGEDVVAGIRTPKSIEELKNERPDLYKQIYDMAKKLERVKKEVQDIEFTIERGKVFLLQTRNAKMTPLARVKTVVDMYEEGLVTKEEALARVKPEHIIGLLYPRLDESYLKKHGISPIAEGLNASPGAATGRVVFDADTAVEWRDRGERVILVREETRPDDVHGFYASEGILTSRGGMTSHASVVARAIGKPAVVGAEKIKIDYDRREFRVDGITVREGDVITIDGFTGKVYLGEIPTAKAELPREFFEILRMADEVRSLGVRANADTPEDAEIARRFGAEGIGLLRTERMFRRPERLSIFQQVIMARDSEERREAMNKLVPFLRNDFLEIFRVMEGLKVTVRLFDPPLHEFLPSSDELLEKLCEARMRGDSDEVSKLESLLRRVRELREANPMMGHRGVRVGVTYPEIYEAQVRAIVEAYLQLRKEGKDLQVQIMIPQVADYREIKYVKEKAIEPVFKEYGVRMPVGTMIEVVRACITADKIAKEADFFSFGTNDLTQGVFTFSRDDVENKFMHDYLEKGILDFDVFQSLDTEGVGELMRIAVEKGRAANPNLEIGICGEHGGDPKSIEFCHRIKLDYVSASAFRVPVARLAAAHAALKERGVEFPIY